A single genomic interval of Helianthus annuus cultivar XRQ/B chromosome 13, HanXRQr2.0-SUNRISE, whole genome shotgun sequence harbors:
- the LOC118485742 gene encoding extensin-like yields MPPRFFRRRGRGKGPITAPNNNEAGPSNARAPSTTESDDPQQNRRNLFEPARRSVSHSSTPPNPYGPRSDYEASNPQPSYIPLQRSLSHNSFGDPTPVFRGRFNPANFLQEPGNFNPLGPEDHFSGDHADDMDEDTDPVEPASGTPNHPIEISDGSSFHGSPYVGPDSFQAMFTRHEWYYTPPRHSPPQQQQQQQQDSPEDPRFVAVTPPPPPPPVQPAPPQPPRRRRTGARMSVRTGDFHFSSPRQSSASHYPPHQEDPQMGGPSQPVAPQPPPMGFDNPIPAYTSSMAYNPFEPPVHNNYNYAEADPYMVTANYNTQGPYGDPWGVGYPTRGYPIPPRPIVRAQSQPPRFSPPEHEEILQRLDYVEREFHRERRERETFFQGLTSLIKGKSKKDR; encoded by the coding sequence ATGCCGCCAAGATTCTTCAGGAGAAGAGGAAGGGGCAAGGGGCCAATCACCGCCCCCAATAATAATGAAGCTGGACCCTCGAATGCGAGAGCTCCATCCACCACGGAGAGTGACGATCCCCAGCAGAAccggaggaacctctttgagccagcTCGACGGTCGGTCTCACACAGTTCAACACCTCCTAACCCTTATGGGCCACGATCGGATTACGAGGCCAGCAACCCTCAACCTTCATACATACCATTACAGCGATCCTTATCGCACAACTCCTTCGGTGACCCTACACCAGTTTTTAGGGGCCGGTTTAACCCGGCAAACTTCCTACAAGAACCAGGAAATTTTAACCCATTAGGTCCAGAAGATCATTTCTCTGGAGATCATGCGGacgacatggacgaggatacggaccctgTCGAGCCTGCCAGTGgcacaccaaaccacccgatagagatctcTGACGGATCTTCCTTTCACGGATCGCCCTATGTTGGTCCTGATAGCTTTCAAGCCATGTTTACCAGGCACGAATGGTACTATACGCCTCCTCGCCATTCGccgcctcagcagcagcaacagcagcaacaagaTTCCCCTGAGGATCCAAGgttcgtggcagtcacgccaccacctcctccgccaccagttcaaccggCACCCCCGCAaccaccaaggcgtaggagaaccgGAGCGCGCATGTCTGTGCGAACAGGAGACTTTCATTTTAGTTCTCCACGCCAATCAAGTgccagccactacccgccacatCAAGAAGATCCACAAATGGGTGGGCCTTCGCAACCAGTTGCACCGCAACCTCCGCctatgggttttgataacccaattccgGCATACACGAGTTCCATGGCGTATAACCCGTTCGAACCGCCAGTGCACAACAACTACAACTATGCCGAAGCAGACCCGTACATGGTAACGGCTAACTATAACACTCAAGGACCCTATGGAGATCCATGGGGAGTAGGATACCCAACTCGTGGGTACCCGATACCTCCCAGACCTATTGTTCGGGCACAATCGCAACCACCAAGGTTCTCCCCACCAGAGCATGAAGAAATTCTGCAAAGATTGGACTATGTAGAGCGAGAATTTCACAGGGAGCGAAGGGAGCGAGAAACGTTCTTCCAGGGACTGACAAGCTTGATCAAAGGGAAGAGCAAGAAGGACCGCTGA